In Penaeus chinensis breed Huanghai No. 1 chromosome 19, ASM1920278v2, whole genome shotgun sequence, a single genomic region encodes these proteins:
- the LOC125035175 gene encoding transcription factor GAGA-like isoform X5, protein MEDGTNWENEVGGYGCLCRVLKIEILVAESTMDEGLLSLRWNDHGLAFFNMLSNIRKDESFCDVTLTCDGYFYPVHKFVLSTCSDFFYQIFEKTPCKHPVIIIANVSRKDLEALLNYMYLGEVSVFRTELKSLVKAAEILKIKGLAEQTENSSVNENKEKRSSSWEADQPESKRTKSEDYSSVYTKQKETERSAHVKDSTTKTRILDTEALNDQDAKGSEVIIDDSLDSLGELTSAEISDSRRNESSSESNQDLPEVKVEEVFVKEEFSDSWYDEAEAGVGGYQYDSPVPGLNYGPPQAALQDNSASWDLASAQVQAREGRLAARATGPSRLQGMTAGKAREPRAAAHAANLTARERAVQYPLQCYEDNGKLFCAACEKVLDHTRKSTIEGHFRSLKHQKASKRRKELETPQM, encoded by the exons ATGGAAGACGGCACTAATTGGGAGAATGAAGTTGGGGGATATGGGTGTTTGTGTCGAGTGCTTAAGATTGAG ATTTTAGTGGCAGAATCCACCATGGATGAAGGCCTGCTGTCCTTGCGGTGGAATGACCATGGCCTCGCTTTCTTCAATATGCTCTCAAATATTAGAAAAGAT gAGTCGTTTTGTGATGTGACTTTGACCTGTGATGGATACTTCTATCCTGTCCACAAATTTGTTCTCTCCACATGCAGTGATTTCTTTTACCAAATATTTGAAAAAACACCATGCAAACACCcagtgataataattgcaaatGTAAGCCGCAAAGACTTGGAAGCTTTATTGAATTACATGTATTTAGGAGAAGTCAGTGTGTTTCGGACAGAGTTGAAAAGTCTTGTGAAGGCTgctgaaatattgaaaataaaaggtTTGGCTGAACAGACGGAAAACTCatcagtaaatgaaaataaagagaaacgttCTTCATCTTGGGAAGCAGACCAACCAGAATCCAAACGGACAAAATCTGAAGATTATTCCTCGGTTtatacaaaacaaaaggaaactgaAAGGTCTGCTCACGTGAAAGATTCAACCACAAAGACAAGGATATTAGACACTGAAGCATTAAATGACCAAGATGCTAAAGGCTCAGAAGTAATCATAGATGATTCTCTGGACTCATTGGGAGAGCTTACATCTGCAGAGATTTCGGATTCAAGAAGAAATGAATCCAGTAGTGAATCCAACCAAGACCTTCCAGAG GTTAAGGTTGAGGAGGTATTTGTAAAAGAGGAATTTTCTGACTCTTGGTACGACGAAGCCGAGGCAGGGGTTGGCGGGTACCAGTATGACAGCCCAGTCCCAGGCCTTAACTATGGGCCGCCTCAGGCTGCTTTGCAAGACAACAGCGCCTCGTGGGACCTGGCCTCGGCGCAGGTGCAGGCCAGGGAAGGCCGTCTGGCAGCGCGTGCGACAGGACCTTCCAGATTGCAAGGG ATGACAGCTGGCAAGGCAAGGGAGCCCCGCGCAGCAGCACACGCAGCCAACCTGACCGCGAGAGAACGGGCCGTCCAGTACCCTTTACAGTGTTACGAAGATAATGGCAAGTTATTTTGCGCGGCCTGTGAAAAGGTGTTGGATCATACACGGAAATCCACCATTGAGGGTCACTTTAGGTCATTGAAGCATCAGAAAGCctcgaaaagaaggaaagagttggagacACCTCAAATGTAG